The following is a genomic window from Malus sylvestris chromosome 12, drMalSylv7.2, whole genome shotgun sequence.
TTGGAATGTAGGAATACATATAAACTAGAAAATCCCCTCACATGGCACAcacaagaaaaaagaacaatGTCACCAAAAATTAATACACAAGTCAGTTAATTCCCTTAAAGAATGGATCAATTTCAACTAAATGATTAAATTTAGACATGTATAAAAGAATCAACAATGAATATTGAATGAGCAACAAATAATGTTAAACAATTAATTGGGTAGCATTGATATTGTGGGTTTCTAGCTAGCTGTGTTTTAGTATTGGCAACCCACCAAAGGAGAGGCAGAGAAGACGATGACTTGTTCCTTCTTGGCTCCAAAGGGAAACTTATTGGTTTCCTGCTGGTGCTCTTCTTCCGGCGCAGGAAGATTAAGATCCAACTGCAAAACATTTCGTGGTCTCTTTGATCCCGATTGGGACTGAGGATGACTATTCATGGcttctgctgctgctgttgttgcTGCTGTGCTGCTTAATGTTCTATGCCTTCTCATATGACCCCCTAGAGCTTGACCAGATGCGAACTCCGCACCACACACCGAACACTGATGAACCTTATTGGCTTTGTTTTTGTAATAACAAGGACTAGTAGTATCACTGTTCAATGCCCTGAAAGCCCTATTCGAAATTTGTAATGACAACATGGTGCTGGTGTTGTTAAACTGATCaaattcctccacttcttccaAGAATGACAACGCTTTCTTATTGTCTTGAATTGTGCTGTGAATGTTAGCCTGCTTACCCGGTTTCCTGTGACTGGCTCTATGTCCACCAAGCGCTTGAAACGACGGGAAGCACCGGTCACACGTCTTGCACTGATACAAATATAACCCGGCCGAAGCTGCTGCTGAAGCCGCCTTATTGTTGTTaaccaaattagggttttggggcTTTGGGGTAGAATTGCCTTGCGCCAGAAGAATCAAACAGTTTGCCATGTCCTCCTCTTCCTCCGTACTGATCTCTGTGAATTGATCAGATGAGGTGGCTGGTGAGGCTGTGGGACCAACATCAGTACTAATCCTTTGTCTGGGACCCAAAAGGCCTTGGTCTTGAAGATGATCATGATCATGGCCTGCACTTGATGAGCTTGAAGCTGTTGTGGCTATGGCAGAAAGTGGGGAAGTCAAACGTTGCCGTTTTGTGCGTTTTCCCTTGATGATCATCATCTGGGCCTGATCCTTATAACCTAAAACAGCTTCCTCCTGATCTTGATGATCTGCAGcttccatcatcatcatctcgaTCCGTAGCAGCACAACACCAGCAACCCTACCAATAAAAACGTTTCGAAATTTGAAAccggagagagaagagagagagagaaagatggatggaattgaagaaCCAACGTTAAGAAAGTGGGGAGGGTGCAATTATAGTGGTGAGATAGAGCGAGTTTTAAGTAGTAGAGGAGTCTAAAAAAAAGCCGCCCAGGTGATGAATAGTATAGTAACCGTGAGTTTTTGTG
Proteins encoded in this region:
- the LOC126592155 gene encoding zinc finger protein ZAT5-like — protein: MMMMEAADHQDQEEAVLGYKDQAQMMIIKGKRTKRQRLTSPLSAIATTASSSSSAGHDHDHLQDQGLLGPRQRISTDVGPTASPATSSDQFTEISTEEEEDMANCLILLAQGNSTPKPQNPNLVNNNKAASAAASAGLYLYQCKTCDRCFPSFQALGGHRASHRKPGKQANIHSTIQDNKKALSFLEEVEEFDQFNNTSTMLSLQISNRAFRALNSDTTSPCYYKNKANKVHQCSVCGAEFASGQALGGHMRRHRTLSSTAATTAAAEAMNSHPQSQSGSKRPRNVLQLDLNLPAPEEEHQQETNKFPFGAKKEQVIVFSASPLVGCQY